Proteins encoded within one genomic window of Oryza glaberrima chromosome 12, OglaRS2, whole genome shotgun sequence:
- the LOC127756540 gene encoding protein mago nashi homolog 2, translating into MATGGGAGEDVPGGGEFYLRYYVGHKGKFGHEFLEFEFRPDGKLRYANNSNYKNDTMIRKEVFVSPSVLREARRIIQESEIMKEDDNNWPEPDRVGRQELEIVMGNEHISFTTSKIGSLVDVQTSKDPEGLRIFYYLVQDLKCFVFSLINLHFKIKPIQS; encoded by the exons atggcgacgggcggcggcgccggcgaggacgtccccggcggcggcgagttctACCTGCGGTACTACGTGGGGCACAAGGGGAAGTTCGGGCACGAGTTCCTCGAGTTCGAGTTCCGCCCCGACGGCAAGCTACGCTACGCCAACAACTCCAACTACAAGAACGACACCATGATCCGCAAGGAGGTCTTCGTCTCCCCCTCCGTCCTCCGCGAGGCCCGGAGGATCATCCAGGAGTCCGAG ATTATGAAGGAGGACGACAACAACTGGCCAGAGCCCGACCGCGTGGGGAGGCAGGAGCTCGAGATTGTTATGGGCAACGAGCACATCTCCTTCACCACCTCCAAGATTGGCTCCCTCGTCGACGTCCAGACCAGCAAGGACCCTGAGGGCCTCCGCATCTTCTACTACCTCGTCCAG GATCTGAAATGTTTCGTGTTTTCACTCATCAATCTCCACTTCAAGATCAAGCCTATTCAATCTTGA
- the LOC127757682 gene encoding cysteine desulfurase 1, chloroplastic, which yields MVSAAAAASSLRCFPPSLGNRGPGAATARGGLVRLSSRRARSTAGVAAPSREAESAASLGDLTRVDFPILDQEFDGSKLVYFDNGATSQKPSCVMKTLDEYYRFYNSNVHRGIHVLSAKATDAYESARTKVANFVNAANSREIVFTRNATEAINLVAYSWGMSNLKQGDEIVLTIAEHHSAIVPWQFVSQKTGATLKYVGLTKEGFPDIEQLKGLLSNKTKIVVVHHVSNVLGSMLPIEDIVTWSNRIGAKVLVDACQSVPHMPVDVQRLGADFLVASSHKMCGPTGVGFLHGKFDLLSSMEPFLGGGEMIADVFQDKSTYAEPPSRFEAGTPAIGEAIGLGTAIDYLSQIGMQKIHEYENELATYLYESLIAVPNVRIYGPAPCQTVHRAPLCSFNVENVHPTDIAEILDFQHGVAIRSGHHCAQILHRTLGINASARASLHFYNTKEEVDVFVDALKDTIDFLTSEH from the exons ATGgtgtccgccgcggcggcggcgtcgtcgctcCGCtgcttccctccctccctcgggAATCGTGGCCCTGGGGCCGCGACCGCGCGGGGTGGCCTCGTCAGGCTCTCCTCGCGGCGGGCCCGGTCCAcggccggcgtggcggcgccgtcgcgggAGGCGGAGTCGGCCGCCTCGCTGGGCGACCTCACCCGCGTCGACTTCCCTATCCTTGACCAG GAATTTGATGGTTCCAAATTAGTGTACTTCGACAATGGTGCAACTTCGCAGAAACCTTCTTGTGTAATGAAAACTTTGGATGAGTATTACCGGTTTTACAATTCGAATGTTCACCGTGGAATTCATGTTCTCAG TGCAAAGGCTACCGATGCATATGAGAGTGCAAGAACAAAAGTTGCAAATTTTGTCAATGCAGCTAATAGTAGAGAGATTGTTTTTACACGTAATGCTACTGAAGCTATCAATTTAGTAGCATATTCGTGGGGCATGTCCAACTTAAAACAAGGAGATGAG ATTGTTCTTACGATTGCAGAGCATCATAGCGCTATTGTTCCTTGGCAATTTGTTTCCCAGAAGACTGGTGCTACTTTAAAGTATGTTGGGCTaaccaaagaagggtttccagaCATTGAGCAGTTGAAAGGTCTTCTGTCAAACAAGACGAAGATTGTTGTTGTTCATCATGTCTCAAATGTACTCG GTTCAATGCTTCCTATTGAGGATATTGTAACATGGTCAAACAGAATTGGTGCTAAAGTTCTTGTCGATGCTTGTCAAAGTGTTCCTCATATGCCTGTCGATGTTCAGAGGCTTGGTGCAGATTTTCTTGTTGCATCATCACACAAG ATGTGTGGCCCTACAGGCGTTGGATTCTTGCATGGAAAGTTTGACCTCTTATCATCCATGGAGCCTTTCTTAG GTGGTGGTGAAATGATTGCAGATGTGTTCCAAGACAAATCCACATATGCTGAGCCTCCTTCTAG ATTTGAAGCTGGAACACCTGCGATTGGAGAAGCTATAGGATTGGGAACAGCAATTGATTATTTGTCACAAATTGGCATGCAGAAGATCCATGAGTATGAG AATGAGTTGGCGACCTATCTCTATGAGAGCCTTATTGCTGTTCCAAATGTTCGGATCTACGGTCCAGCTCCATGCCAAACTGTTCACCGCGCCCCAttatgttcttttaatgttGAAAATGTTCATCCAACAGATATTGCCGAAATTCTTGACTTCCAG CATGGCGTGGCAATTCGGTCAGGCCATCATTGTGCACAGATATTGCATCGAACTCTTGGTATCAATGCAAGTGCTCGTGCTAGTCTTCACTTCTACAATACCAAAGAGGAGGTGGATGTCTTTGTCGATGCGCTGAAAGATACTATTGATTTCCTTACTTCTGAACACTAG